TCTATGCAATTTGCTAAAAAGATCTGTGTTAGCAGACTTAGCTTCTTCAAAGTTCCTGACTGGGCCTTCACATAGATAAAAACCAAACATTGCACTAATGCTCTGACCATGTATGGAGATGTTTGATTCTTTAGCGGCATTAATGATTCCATCCAAAAGCTTTTTTGTAATTGCTTCTAGTTTTTCATAAGTTCCTTCTTGCTTAAGAAGTTCAAGAGTTTTTATTCCAGCTGTCATAGCGAGCGGATTGCCGCTCAAAGTACCTGCTTGATACATTGGACCAGCAGGGGAAACCATTGACATAATTTCTTTACGGCCTCCATATGCTCCAACTGGAAGGCCTCCACCTATAACTTTACCCATAGTAGTTAAATCAGGAGTAACGCCAAAGCGCTCTTGAGCTCCTCCGTAGCTGATTCGGAAACCAGTCATTACTTCATCAAAAACTAAAAGAGCTCCGTTTTCTTGAGTTACCTCTCTTAATCCTTCTAAAAAACCTGGTTCAGGTGTTATGAAGCCTGCATTTCCAACCACGGGTTCAAGAATTACGCCAGAAATAGCATCAGGGTTTTCAGCAAATAGCTCTTTAACTGCTTCAAGATCGTTATAAGGAGCAGTTAGAGTATTTGCTGTTGTGCTTCTTGGAACGCCTGGTGAGTCAGGCAGACCAAGGGTCGCTACGCCTGATCCAGCCTTAACCAAAAACATATCTGCATGTCCGTGGTAGCACCCCTCAAACTTGATAACTTTATCCCTTCCAGTAAAAGCTCTCATTAAGCGAAGAACTGCCATGCATGCTTCTGTTCCGCTGTTAACGAAACGAACCATCTCAACGCTTGGAACGGCATCGATAACCATTTCAGCAAGCTGGTTCTCAAGAGCACAAGGCGCTCCAAAGCTAGTTCCTTTCTCAAGTGTTTCTTGAAGGGCTGCTATTACCTCAGGGTGGGCATGCCCGCAAATTGCAGGTCCCCAGCTTCCCACGAAATCAATGTATCTGTTTCCATCTACATCCCAGGCATAAGGACCTTTAACCCTATCAAAAACGATTGGATTGCCTTCAACGGATTTGAAAGCTCTTACAGGCGAACTGACTCCACCAGGCATTAAATCCTTAGCAGAGCCAAAAATCTCTTCAGATCTTTTTGTGTTCAACGCTTCTGTCACGGCACCTCAGCGAATGAGCTCATAAACACAGTCAGCCATAATGGCCTAAAAGTGACTGATTCGTCTAAATTTTTGAATCTGTTCAGCATCTGGTTATTTTTTTTAATCTTTAAAACTCCTGTTTTTCAAATTGACTTTAAGCTTGAAAACAAGTGATAGAAAGACTTTGCTTGAAATCACCCTGTTTAAATCAATGTTTTTTGTTTGATTGTGAATATTTGATTTGTTAATTCTGTGATGATTTGAAAATAGAAAATTACCTGATTTTTTCAAAAGAAAAATTCATTTTCATCTTCTGCATTTTCATCTTCTGCTGGAGGCCAGCTAATGTCGACAACTACAGGTGCGTGGTCACTGGGTTTCTCTCTAGATCTTGGTTCTTTGTCGATCCAACAACTGTTTGCAGAACTAAGAATATCTTCTGTTAAGTAAATATGATCGATTCGCCAACCCTTGTTTCTTTCCCAGGCTGAATGACGATAGTCCCACCAAGACCAGTTTTTCCCTCCAGGCTCAAATATTCTAAAAACATCTTCTAATTGCCCTCCTAAAGCATCTTTAAGTAATTTTCTTTCTTTAGAAGAAGCCATAATGGAATCTATATAATTGCTTGGTGTATGTATATCTCTATCTTCAGGGGCGATATTGAAGTCTCCTAATAAACATATAGGTGTATTGTATGAATTGATTTGTCTGAGATAAATCTGTAGACATTCTATCCATTTTTGTTTGTAAATAAACTTATCTGAATTTATAGAAGATCCATTTGGAACGTAAACATTTATAATTCTAATATTATTTATTTCAGCACTTATAATTCTTTTTTGCTCACTCAATAAAGTTAAATCTTTGTAGTTACCGATTACTTGATTAAAACCAATCTTTATATCATTAATTGGAAATCGACTTATAATTGCTACACCATTATAAGATTTTTGGCCAGAGATTGAAACCTCATATCCAAGGTTAGAAAAAATTTCAACGGGAAAAAATTTATCTTCTGTTTTTGTCTCTTGCAAACAAAGAATGTCAACTTTGTTGGTGACCAGCCATTCTTTGACATGATCTATTCTTGAACGAATAGAGTTGACATTCCAGGTTGCAACAAGCAAGACTCTAAATTTTATTTCTTAAGTTATTATTATGGAAATTCTGAAGAAAGTTTGGTTTTGAATAGAACTGCACTTTTTAATATTGGTCAATTAGTGCGAGCTTTCGTGTGTTTAACACCAATTCTAATTATTTCAGGGCAAGTTATTTCTTCATCAAGAATAACAAAACTTTCGGAATTAAAAAATTATTCAACTGAAGAGCAAAGAGATATCTACAGTACTTTTGATACGGAAGATCAAATTGATCAAGGTTTACCTATAGACCCATTTGATTTAATGAATCGCCTTAAACAAGCAGATGCAATGAATAATGCAACAACTCCATCAGATGCACTCGATGAAGCTCTCAATGCATTTGATAAGTCAGAGTATGAAAACTTCCAAAATGAATAAAATACAAATACTATTTCTAGGATTTTGGTAAATTTAAGATTGGTCACTAATGGCTCATTTATTAAATAGATGAAGAACCATCCGATTCCCTCGGTTACTGATCCTTTGCAATACAGAGCTATTGGATTAGTTAGAGGTATTTACAAGCCTCAAGATGATGAAAACTTTACTCGTGGTGCTCTGATTGACTCTAAAGGTAATGAAATAGATTCAGTTGTGCTTGGTAGAGTCATAACTTTGATTCGTAATCACGTCCCTTTAGAAAAGCCACACCTCTGGGTCGTATATCCAAGATGTAGGAATAATCAAAATCTTCATTTGCAAATTACAGGTATTTGGGAACCCAGCACTTTAAACAAAAAGCTTTCGAATAAAGAAGAATTTAATGAGGCTTCAAATTTGAAAGTTGATTCTGATGATTTATTGGAGGGTGATGATTATTTCTCAATAAGAGGAGAATTGGTTTTTACTAAGCCAGAAGAGAAGGAGTTAGTAATAAAGATCCGTCAAAAGCCAAGAAATCAGCAAAAGAAAGCGTTACCTTTTAAAGTTAATCTTAAAGGTGAACTACCTATTAATTATTTAAAACATTTTATTAGTCTTGATGTTCGTCGTATTGACTATCAACTGTTTGTCGAGGATTTTAAAATAATAGGTCCTGTCTCTCATCAACCATTAAGCTATAAAAATAAAAAAAATCTTAAAAATAAAAATTAGTGTTTTTCCTGCAAATATATTCAGATGTATTCTGTGTATAAAACTGATTATAAATTTAATCTTAAATGAAATCTATTTTTATTGATTGTTCTCTTGG
This is a stretch of genomic DNA from Prochlorococcus marinus str. MIT 0912. It encodes these proteins:
- the xth gene encoding exodeoxyribonuclease III, whose product is MLVATWNVNSIRSRIDHVKEWLVTNKVDILCLQETKTEDKFFPVEIFSNLGYEVSISGQKSYNGVAIISRFPINDIKIGFNQVIGNYKDLTLLSEQKRIISAEINNIRIINVYVPNGSSINSDKFIYKQKWIECLQIYLRQINSYNTPICLLGDFNIAPEDRDIHTPSNYIDSIMASSKERKLLKDALGGQLEDVFRIFEPGGKNWSWWDYRHSAWERNKGWRIDHIYLTEDILSSANSCWIDKEPRSREKPSDHAPVVVDISWPPAEDENAEDENEFFF
- the hemL gene encoding glutamate-1-semialdehyde 2,1-aminomutase; its protein translation is MNTKRSEEIFGSAKDLMPGGVSSPVRAFKSVEGNPIVFDRVKGPYAWDVDGNRYIDFVGSWGPAICGHAHPEVIAALQETLEKGTSFGAPCALENQLAEMVIDAVPSVEMVRFVNSGTEACMAVLRLMRAFTGRDKVIKFEGCYHGHADMFLVKAGSGVATLGLPDSPGVPRSTTANTLTAPYNDLEAVKELFAENPDAISGVILEPVVGNAGFITPEPGFLEGLREVTQENGALLVFDEVMTGFRISYGGAQERFGVTPDLTTMGKVIGGGLPVGAYGGRKEIMSMVSPAGPMYQAGTLSGNPLAMTAGIKTLELLKQEGTYEKLEAITKKLLDGIINAAKESNISIHGQSISAMFGFYLCEGPVRNFEEAKSANTDLFSKLHRLMLQKGVYLAPSAFEAGFTSLAHSEDDISATIKAFQESFAEIK